Genomic window (Dasypus novemcinctus isolate mDasNov1 chromosome 10, mDasNov1.1.hap2, whole genome shotgun sequence):
TAGAGAGGTATAAAGAAATGCCATTTGAAATGGACACAGACCTATCTCCCTCTCTGGAAAGCAAAGCATGGGGACGAGAAAAGCAGGATTCTGGATGAACTGAGACGGGGAGGGGAGTGAGATTTAAGAAGCCAGGACCCCTCCACCCCTCCAAACACAGTTATACATACCAATAGATGCTACAAAATTCTCTTCCTTTAAGCTCCTGGTGTCTAGTTCCTTAGGACCCTTTCCTGCAGTACTTGGTGCCCAAGGTCCCAGCTGGGGAACTCTCAGCTGTGCCATAGTCTTTGGGTCTCCCCTGGCAGTCAGGCCAGGATCCTTGCCAACTGGTGTACTGACACTCTCTGTTGGACTTCTTTTCCGCTTGTCTGGTTCTGGGAAAAGATCAATATAAAAAGTAGTCAAATGAGGTTAGTAGGTGGGAAGCAAGGTATGGAGAAGCAAGGATACAGGAGGGTGTGGAATGGAAGAAGTGCAAGGAAAGCCGGCCTCTTATTTGTATGATGGAGAAATATCTGCTATATATAAACACGCACTAGAAAATAAAATCCCAAAGCCTGATGGGAAGCAGCTTGTTGGGAAATCAGTCATAGGGATAAGTAAGCTCCCTTTGGGAGACACGAGGCCCACCTGGCACAATCCCTACCTTTACTGTAGTAGTGGGTCTGAGCGATCTCCAGAAGCCCAAAGATGCTGGCCATGCCGCCCAGACCTGCATGGGCATAGGACTGCTCCAGACTGAGGACTGTACACTTGAGCAGGTCTAACATCCCCTTGTACACCTTTCGGCTGATCTCCTGCAACAATAACCCAGGGGCTAGAGTCGGCAAAATTGCCTTTGGTGCCCATGTCCCACCTGCCAGTTGATTCCAACTCCCAACTCCACACACTGACCACATCTGGGATGATGTCCTGCCGGGAATCCTCCTCTGACTGTACTGTGCGGTTCAGCTTGCTCAGGACAAAGACCCGCAGCTGCTCACTCTCCAGCAGCCGCCGTACCTTCTTCATGTTGAGCCAGCCAACACCCTGGCCATCCAGCACACTGTGCACCACCTCCTTCAGGAACTGCTGGTTCTCACTAGGAGGGTCACATACCACCTCTGTGGTCATCAGCTCCTTTGCAGAGCATTCCCCCTGTCACCACACTAGATATTGCCTCCAGGGCCAAAACACAAAGTCAAGTCTCTAAATGGCCAATTCTAGCACATACCCCACCTCTCCAGATAACCTGGGGTGCCTGAGTACCCACCACAGCTGTTTCACTGTCAACACTGTAAGCTATTATGCTTGCCTGGGATTGAATCAGAATGGGAAGTGCTGGCAGGAAATTCATTTCATCTCTACCCTACTGAGAGCTTTTCTCCCACTCTCGAGTATCCCTAAAGTTTTGTCTAGGAACCACTACCTCTACCCAAGAACTTTGAAATGTGTTCTGCCATTTTTATTACCTAGAATTGCTGGATCGGCCCTGGGGTGATGGaggctctcttttcactgtcGGGCTGTGCTTAATGACAGATGACTTCTGATCCACTAAGGCCCTCCTGTTCCCTATAAGCCgggaagacaggaaagagagataTCACTATCGTAGCTTGGACGCTGGCGTGAGCACAGCCCTGGGCGGCCACGttccacacccactcccctgccGGGCTGGGTGAAGGTGGCACCAGGGCATCACACACAGGTAAAAACCAGCCATGGCAATGTggaggaggtggggatggagacTCAGGCCACTCCACATGCACCAGCAGCAGGCCCCATGGGCAAGCATGGGTGTCACGGGGGACGGGGCAAGGCAGGTCACTCATATGATGCCGCTTGCTCCATGAGGAGGATGGCCCTCAGGCAGGCACGGAAGATGCTAGGAAAAGAGAGGTCATGCACAGCTCACAGGCGAGACCCACCTTCGCCACTCCCGGGGCCGGCGTCAGTAACAATCTCCATTAGAGTATTTAGCCCAAATACTGGGACACAAAATACACAATTAGTAGGTGCACCACAATACCCCAATCCCTGTACCCCTCAATGGAGTTGTAAGTTAGATCATCTGAGCGTAATCACAAAGCTTGAAGAGTGCGTATAACCTGGGTTCTTGGGCACCTCGGAGCTGGAAGCCTGATCCAGGTGATCAGGAATCAAACAAGGCTCTAGGAAAGGCCACCCCTTAAGACCATGGCCTCACAAAACCTGTACGGACAGGGCAAATGACACGAGGAGCCTTTGCGTACTACACAGGCACATGCATGAAGGAGGGACCACTAGGTTTTCATTAAACATCCAGCATGGGGGTCCAGAGGGCTTGCAGGTATGCACAGGGAAGGGCCCTATCTGGCAGGCCCCAtcgtggagtggggtggggttgtGGGGGTACGAGATGGGAGGTGGATGGGAGGTATAAGCGCATCAAATGAGGTGAAGCTTTGGCATGCAATGAAAGAGTTATCAATTGCTCTCCTCTTCAAATGCATCAAAGGGAAAGCCAGGGGCACTAACACCTTTCCTTCCCTAACCCACCAGTCCTGTGTGGGCTCACTGGAGCAGGGCTACTTAAGTTCCTACATCACTAATGAGGAAGTCCTTTTgctcattgattttatttttccatccccAAGAAGGAACATTCCTTCAACTCCTGGCATTTTTATTCACTGGGGATGAGGGGTTACTTAAAGAAAACGTGGTGTTGCTTCTCACTGTACTTCCTACCATAATGAAATATCAGCATAAGATccagaaaaagtaaacaaaagtcAGATTAAATTCAGAAGAGTCCCTCAAACTGCGAGTGATTGCAAAGGAAATTCATGTAAAATCTTAACTGTCTTAGAAGTCAACCAACACTCCCTGGCTGGCCATAGGCCCTAGGTTGGCATGTGGCCAAAGTAAGAGGTTTCGTGACTCTGAGGACACTGCCAGACTCTCCACCACCATCCCCTGGTAGGCCAGCTCCTCAGGATGGGGTTCATTCTGAAGTTCAGGCAGTAGGGACCAGGCAGATGACTAGTGGTACCTGGTGATCCCTGTTAATCACGTACCTCTGACAAAAGTTCCCCCAGAAGCAGCACTCATCCCACAGATGTCAGTGTCCTAGATGACATAACAGGGCCTTTTTTAGCTACAAAGGTAGTTCCCATCTGAcaaacatcagaaaccatgatgTGCAGTGAAAGCCATGAGAAGCCATAAAGGGAAACAGCCAGGTCAGATGAGTCATCATACACGGGGCTCCTGACAAGCACCATTGGCTAAAATAACTCCCAGAGAATCCTGGTTTGGCAAAAGGGGAGCTGCAGTTACCTTTCAGACTAGGGAAGGGCGTGGTCTTCTCTCGGGCACCTTTGGTGGGCAGCGTGAGGTTGGAAAGACTGAAGCTTGTACTATGGTTCCGATATAGGCTGCCTATCAATGGGAAGGCGTGAGAGCCATGAGTTAGGGGGATAAAACGATCAGGGCATTGCACTTCAATGACTttatcatcttcacctccctcctCTGCAAACGTAATCTCAGTGCCTCTTTCATGGAAAGGATCAAGTCTAACTTAAGGAGCCACTGCCAGGATTGCTCACAACCCAGTAACAATTCTAATTACCACCCATAATAATGGCCGAGTCCCTCATGCCCTGCTTATATAGCCTGAAAGCCAGGAGTCACTGTGCCTCAGAGCTGAAGTTGGTGTGGTCTCTGGCTTCTGAAAACACTAGCAATCCCAATTATCCCCTGGGTTGGCTCTCTGTAATCCCTAGTCTGTTGACATCTGTACCAATACCATCCCTCAAAACTGGAAATATTCTCTTATGTAAAAAAGTCAATCTCATATAGATTTCAAAGCATGTTATGAAAAAGCCCCTCATCATGTAGAAAAGATTTTCGATAAACACCCAAACCAAATGTGACCAAAATATTTCCACAAAATTTATGTACAAACGTATGATTTTGAATACAATGCATATTTTTCAGTTGACCATTCAGCTGCCTTACCAGAAACAGACTGAAGCCTCCAGCTGTAAAGGTAATGACGAGCTGTCCTTGTCCTTTATTGACCTCACCTGTAAGTACCTTATTTGTATCATCCAAATGATCTGAATCAGGGCTTGGTAATGCCAACTCAGCCCTAATTCTAAAGTCctaagcaccatttgctgaagccAGGCCCTACTGCTGAGAAAATGGACCAGAAGAATGAGTGAGCTTAAGGCACTTACTGGCGAAAGACATGATGCCCCCGAAGCCCTCGGTGCTGTTGTTGGAGACGGTGGAGGTGGGAGAACTTGCTCTTGAGTCTGACTCTGCATCTGAGTCACTTGCCAGTTTCAAGCTGTTGGGCCGCAGCAGCTTTTGAGCCCTTGGAATGCACAGTGGCACCTATGAGCCCCAGGCTGGGGTACCTAATCCTGGGAGTGTGGGCCTTAAGCTACACTGCAGTCACCTCTCCCTTCCCTAGATCAGAGTACCACCCTCTGGGGATGGCAGGACCACGAGAGCATTCAGACTTCTCAGGCTCTCTGATTAACCCTCACCCAGGGTCCACTTTAGTGAGGTCCTTCAGTCTACCACCTAGAAGGGATCCCCAGGCTCTCACCGATTGCCATTGACATGTTGGCTGAATCGGGGAGTGTAACTTTCCCCCTGCTCCTCATCATCTTCCTCAGGGGGAAAGCCATATTGGGGCTCGAAGTATGGATTGTCATAGGTTGGCCGGCGCACTGACCCCTCTCCAATTTCTGTCTGATGCTTGTCCACGTTCGACTTGCCAATGCTGGGAGGCACGGTAGGGAGGGGCTTGGAGACACCTACTGCTGTCTTATCATCCATCTCTGCCGAGTCAGCAGGTTCCTAAGGGCCATATTAAATAAAAAGTAGTCACCTGGTGTCCAGCGATGCCTTCCTATGTTCTCAGTTTGGCTGGGCCAGGCCCAGCCTGTCAGATTCTCAGCCCaaggaatgcatgggaaaaaaaatctctgtgACACCCCTGTTCTCTGTCATCATAAACTCTATAAGGGGGATCTTAGCTACACCCTGAACAAAGCCCAGTAACCTCCTACTGGAATCAAAACTGTTTCCGATAGGCTCTAAGCTATAGGATCTAAGGGAAAAGATAGGAAGGCTGTGAGAAAAAAGGCAAATTAATGGTTACAACGTGGCTTTCCTAATGGAGATGAGGCCCACATCCCAAGCAGCTCTCACTTGTCCACCCCTCCAAAGTCTCACGTACAGAGTTGGCTCCGTGGATGACAGTGCTGGGGCTACTGCTGGCGGTGGTGCTGGAGCTAGAGCGCAGTGGGGGGTTTTCCTGGGTGTTCTCGCCATCTGGACCAGGCTCTTCTGCTTCCTTCTGGTTCTGCAGCTCATCAATCTCTACCTCACTGGCATCCCCCAGTGCCGCATGTGTCAGAGGATCCATATCTGTCAAAGCCCAAGGATGGCAGGTATATATACCACCCCAGAACCCCTGAGCTGGCCAATTCCACAACCCCCTCCAGGACACTTACTAGGAGTATCACCATTGATATCGCATTTCATCATCTCGCTGACAAAGTCACCAAGGGATGAGTAGGAAGAACTTGAGTCATCGTAATCCATACTATCACTACCACTGCAGAATGAAGaacagaaaaaacagaaagaaggggCAAAGAAAAGAATCATCAGACTGctttaagggaaagaaaaaggtgAGCACCCCTATCTCAAGaccaaggaacaaaataaaataaggaagccAAGAAAAAACTATCAGCCAAAATATAACCCAAGGCTTCAAAGACTGATCAAAACCTTCCGAGATTTTGCCCCATTGTGCTAAAGAAGCGCTGGTGAGAGCTTCCTGGCCTTAAAGAAGTGTTCTGCTGTCATAAGAGACTGCTCACCTGTCATCAGTTGGGTCAGAGTCAGAGGCACGTTCTGGTGGCATACTCAGCGCGTCAGCCATCTGAGAATTGCTATCATAGACTCGGTAATGGATGGGCTGCAGCTGATGAGCATACCACTTTGGCTTGTCACCAATCAGGGCTGGATCGAACATATCTACCCaaggagggtggggtgggaagaaCAGCATTAGCAGCACGGGGAAAAAAGGCAAGCAGGAAAAGTCTAAAGCAAACAGGAACAGAAGGGGCAGCTCAAAGATGAGAAAGGGAAAAGGCAAAAGGAAGAGCAATCAGGACAAAGGCAGAAGGTGGGCCAAGCAGAGGGCAGGGGGACTCACTGTTGTGAATTCGCTGGAAGGCATAGTTGGTGGGATTAAGGATCCATTCTCCAAAGTACTCCACAGCCTGAGTCCTGGCCAATTTCTCAGCAAAAGCAGTCTGCCGGGGACGTGAGGCTAGAAAGGAGCCAGCTTGAAAAGCTACCACAGGTCGAGGGAAGAGACGCAGGGTACGTGTGTGCATCTGAAAGCCCTGTAGCACGTTGGGGGAGTTGAAGAAACGTACCATGGCCACTCTGGGGAAGAAGGGGGTGGTGAGATCATCTGAGTCCCAAACACTGCTGGGTAAGAAGGCCCAAGATCCAAAATCACCCCCCAAAGCCATCGGTTAACAGGATTCCAAAATCAAAGCAAGAGATACCTTCAAGAATTCTCCATCTCTCCACCCAAGGTTTAAAAGGCCTAAGAGTGTAATGAACTCTTTCCTCTTTGCTTTAAGAGAGATGGCAAATACAAGTCAAATATCATACCCactttataaataaagaaattctGGCTTAGGGAAGTAGTCTGCTCCAAGATcactgagagagaaagagaccaaCTTAAGAATGTGTGATTGCAGAGTCTGCTTGGTCTTACCTGGTAGCAACATCCACAGAATCTACATCATTGCCATAGATGAGTGGATTGAATTCAGTGGAAGGAGTGGACTGCAGGTCATTAGAAGGCCTTCCCAAGAGAAGTGGGATATCCTGGCCCTCATGAAATTTCTCTAGATTGAGGATGGGCTGGGTGTTGAGACTCATGCTGGCTAGGGCCTATGGAATAAGAAGAAATCCTCATACAAGGCAGATTTCTGGGAGACAAGCCAATAGCATCTCCTAGGAAAGAGGCTTCTTAAAGTTTCCATATCACACTCTCCGCTGAAAAATTTCTGCAACAAAGAACTGTGCTAATATGCAGATCAAGGCCAACCCTTCAAGCCTTAATCTTTGAAATAagaatccaagtttttagtttcTGAAAAATAATCTAATTGTGTAAATTTTCAGCTCAAGCCAACGTAGCTCAAAGCAACCTGACCAGATCTGAAGTCTAGGGCAATGGTTTTCAAACCTTAATCATGAAATCTTGTTATTCAATTGAAATCTCATGTGGTGATATAAACAGCTGAAACATGTAAAAGCAGAGCTTCTCCGAAGGGCACAAGGACATAGGCTGAAGGACATAGGAACCAGAGCCTCAGGGCATAGTGCTCCCAACCTAAACCAGCCcctaagaggcttcaaagtgcAGTCTGAAAGTTACTGGTCTAGACTAGCAGAGCCCAAACTTAATGAGCATAGGAATGACTTAAGGATGTTAAAATTCAGATTCTAATTCAATAAATCTGGGGtgattgtacattttttaaaatcaattttattgatacctattcataaaaattacaatccatccaaagtgtactaattctgcatttttaacaagcccAGGTGATGCCAATGCTGCTGGTCTATTCACCACACTTTAAGTAGCAAGGATCAGAATACAGGGTCAATGAGCCCAGGGATCTTAGCTCCTATAAACATGTGAAGTATAATCCCATATATCAGCCCTTTCATACTAAGGCAATCATCAAGCATGAAACACCAGCAAGGAAAGACAGAGAGATTTCTGAATTTGTAATTCTCACCAGATTCTGTGGTAAAAGATATCATATTATATCCGCAGCAATGAAACAAGTGATACAAAAGGACCCATTTAAATCCAAATAGGTATCACCTAGAGCAGGGGTTTTatcaaggggtccatgagcttgaatagaaattaaaaaaacaacaacattattcttgtgggatgtgttggtgcaggcatgatatatttattaaataacacacagtataatgtggacttagtaaggggtccatggttttcatctgactggcaaaagggtccatggaacaaaaaaggttaagaacccctgaccaagggaagcagacttggctaaCTGCtggaacatccgcctaccacgtgggaggtccagggttcaaacccagggtctcctgacccgtgtggtgagctggttcatGCGCAGTGcggatgcacacaaggagtgccctgccacagaggagtgtcccccgcgtaggggagccccacgcacaaggagtgtgccccgtaaggacagccaccccccGTGAAAGTGCACCCTAtgtgctgacgcagcaagatgacacaacaaaaggagacacagattcccagtgctgctgacagccATGCacgtggacacagaacacacagcaaatggacacggagagcagacaactggcgaggtggggaggggagagatataaataaaaataaataaataaatcttcaaaaaaaaaaaaaaagcctgaccAAGAGGTACTACTAAATACCTCAGACAACACACAGGGAGATTCCTGAAGATCTTTCAGAACAGAGCAAGGATTCCTAAAATTAAATACAGTGCTATCTACTGGTGGTCCTACATAACACATAGAGCAGGACAAGGAAGTGGAGCCTTGTCATGTTTTACCTTCAGGTACTGTACTCAGCAtgcagaagaggaagaaaaaaatccatcaatGTAAGTGGACTTAAGGGACAACTCAAAAAAAGGAACTTTTGAAGGAAGGATTCTATAGGGACCTAGGGATagattcaaaaagaaaatataaaaaagtcaGATTGCCCAAACTACTACCATCTTACAAGACTGAGAGCGCTCCAAGGCCAAAAAGAATGGCAGGTATGGCAAGAAATGGGAATTGATGAGTTGTTTTATATTGCATTGTAATATAATTAGAGGGTAGGAGGGTATTAAATGAATTAGAAGGAATCTAAAAGGCACTTTTTGAGATAATATTCACCCTGCCACCCAGAAATGGGATACAACTCTCCTTAGGCTTCCTACTGCCCACTCAAGGCATAAAATCTGCACCACCTGAAGTTTGAAAGGAAGCTGGCTCTTAGAATAACTGTCTTTCTACCGCAATCCTGTATCATCTAttgcttccctttattttcttcattctttactTGCCTGCTTTAAATGTTTTTTCAGCTCTAATGATTCTGGTTCTGGCAGGATAGGTAGCACTTCTGCATTGGTTGGGGCAATCACCTGCACAAGAGGAAAGATAATAGGCATGTTCTTAGAATTGCTCAGGAGTTTCTCTTACATAACGGTAAATAGAAGAGGAAGTCGTATATACAATATTATCAGGGTACATATGAATTCATGCACACTACATATACTCATATATCTGATATACATACATATCTGAACGGAAATATATCTAAGTGTTATTGGTGATTATCTCAGGATAATAGGATTAcagtttttgctttcttctttacatttatttgtatttgctaAAGTTACAATGAATATATGTAAGGGTATCCTTGAGTCTATTACACTGCAGAATGTCAATAtaagtttgttctttttccccAAGTCTCCATCAAAAGACAGCTTCTTAATGGAAACCAGGCCCCAGGAAAGCCATCAGGAGATGACCTACACCATATGCAATGGTCTGGCAGCCACACCTGCCCTACTGCTCTTGGAGCATGCAGGAGGGGCACTTAGTTCTGGCAAAACTGAATCTTAAAATTCTTTGAGTCCTAACCAAGAGCCTTTTTAGACAACTTACTAGCCAATGAAGTAAAagcagaattgaaaaaaaatggattCAATGAGTCTCATAATAGAAAATAACCCACAACTTAGGTGCCTCTCCTGAGAGCAGTATAGAAAAACAGAACATAATCCTATTCCAGATCCTACAAATGTCTCAGCCAGGAACCTCACCCTACTGCTGTCCAGATCCACTAGCCACACATCATCAGGCATTTTAAAGTCCAGTTTGTAGAGGAAAAAGCTGGCAGGGACCCCAATGATGTATGGGGTTGGAGCCAGCAGCAGCtgtggaaaagagagagaggataagaaacaaagaataaaactTAGCATGATCAATTCCACTTAATGAGTCAGGATTTTTCTATATATGGAAGTTGAGGTCTACAATCCCTTTTCCAAAACTCTTCAAGGTTACATTATGTAACACCTGCAGCAAGGTTGGGGCCCACAGCCTATAATCATTAACATCAATAAAGCATTGGTTTTGCCACCAAAACAGTACTGGTCAGGTTAGATTTTGCTGATAAGTGATTGAGCACTAGTACTGACTGATGACTTCCTTGGGCACTGACTAAGCCCTCTCCCTCAgggagatgagaaatcagcacttaatcttattgggtatctcttgtatgtgattcattgcttttctcttgctgctctcagatttctctttgtctctgacattttgattagtatgtgtcttggagtaggtctattaggatttatttggATTGAAGTATGTTGTACTACTTGGACATGGAAaattatgtccttcaatagggctggacAGAGTTGGGAAGAGTAGAGGTGACAAAGCCAGAAAAGACTCACCTGCTCTGCTGATGCCATGCAGGTGGGAAGCAGTGGGATTACAGGAAACATATACTCCAGGGGGTAAATCATTGCCACGAATGCCATCACAGACATGGAGAGTGCATTGTAGTCTCGGGACTGTAGCACCATCTGCCACAAGCCATACCATAAGGATCACTCAAGAGTAGAATATAAGAAGTAGGAGAAAACACCTTCCAACACTGTACTTTAGTTTCTGTTCCACCATCCCTCCAGCTCTAGGAGCTCGGCTTCCACAATTACCAGTGCCCAATGCCCCAGCTGGCTTGCCACCTCCCAACCCAAGCACCACTGTCATCCTCTTGGGAATCACTCCTTTACTGTCCTAGTTCTTGTacacatacgcacacacacacccccaactCAGGATCACTCACTGAAACAGAACTTTTGATATTTTCAGAGAATTAGGTCAATAAAGTTAGGGATAATTCAACTGAGTAGCAAGCCTGTGAACATATTCCCACACAATACCAGTACCATAATTCAACCCACACCCACTGAGTACCTGCTGTATATCAGGCATCATGTTACCTCCTAGAGACGAAGCAATAAAAAATATGCAGAGATGCAAACTCTGTCTTGAAAGAACACATGGTCTAGCCTCTGCCATTCTTCAAAGCCCTTCCCCTAGAAAGCTGGCCCTCTCACCTTGTGCTCTAACAGGATGCAGGTTAGCACCTGAAGACAGGCGTCTACACCCAGAAGTTCCAAGGGAAGGTGTAATGGAAAATCCACTAGGGTGAATCGAGAGGGGTCTGGGAGAGCAAAGGTCAGAGCTGGCTGAAGCTCCTGGGGTAGGACCTCAATGTCCACTCGCTTCTGCCCAGAGATGGGTACTGGGGAGCGCAGTAGTCGATAGATCCAGGCCTcaatttctcgaaggtcatgcAGAAGGGCACTTGACTTCTCTTCCACAAGCAACGATCCAGTAAAAATGCGCCACATGGTGTCCCTGGAGAACAAACAGCAGGAAGAAGACACGTAAGCATCAGAGGCTGATACCCCACAGCAACCCAATATAATTAGAGGGAGTATTATGATGACAATTGGAAAAGGAGCATCAACAGGAAAGCCCACTCTTTTGGCTCAGACACTACCAGAGGTTATATATGAAGGAGTGAAAAAGTATGCAAAGAATGTATATgtgataaaatatttaggaataaatttaactaaggatgtaaaggacttgtacacagaaaactataaaacattactgaaagaaattaaaaaagatctaataaatgaaaggatatcccatgttcatggattggaaaattagATATTGTTAAAATGTTGTGATGGATTGAACTGCGCatcccagtttggacatgttcttggtcttggtagCATTCTGGTGGCTGTGGACTcactgtaaataagatctcttgggaagtggatgtggcttaagcagttgggtgcctgcctcctgcatgggaggtcccggattcagttcccagtaccgcctaaagaagataagacagcaaactgatgcgACAGctagctgatgcaaaaagatgatgcaacaagatgacacaacaagatgatgcaacgaagagacacaataaggaaaacaataagagacacaacaaccaGGAgcaggtggctcaagccattgggtgcctcccttccccatgggaagtccctggttcagtttctggtgcctcctaaaaagaagataagcacacaacaaacagacacagagagcagacagcaagagcaaaacaaaaaggggcaggggagaaaaacaaattaattaaataaattaaaaataaataaataaaataagatagcttcaagatgttacttcagttaagatgtggcccagctTAATCAGGTTGGGCTTAAACCggattgctggagtcctttataagcagtgGGAAAGTCAGACGGAGAAGGAAGCATGGGGAgtaaccagaagctggaagtcaatggaacccagaagagaaaggagaagatgccacggtatacattgccatgtgaaggaaaagtcaaggaacgagtattgccagcagccagcccctgcatgccacagtcttcaggcaGAATGATTGccttgccaataccttgattttggacttcacctagcctcaaaaccataagccaataaatccctattgCTAAGCCACCATATTataaggtatttgttttagcagttggaaaactaaaacagatgtcaattctacccaaagcaatttacagattcaatgctatACCATTCagaattccaatagccttctttgcaaaaatggaaaagccaatcagcaaattcatatggaagggtaaggggtcttaAATacccaaaatcatcttgaaaaagaacaaagccaGGGGATtcacactttccaatttcaaaacttattacaagctacagtaatcaaaacagtttggtactggcacaaggaaagacatacaaaccaatggaaatgaattaagagttcataaataaaccttcacattgatggtcaattgattttttacaagagtgttaagtccactcaatggggaaagaacagtttcttcaacaaatggtactgggaaaactggatatccaaaagcaaaataatgaaagtgtacccctacctcataccatatacaaaaattaactcaaaatggatcaaagacctaatataagaACTGAAACCATACTTGAAAAAAACACAGGAGCCATCTTCAGGATCTTATACTTGGCAACAGACTCTTAGACTTTACaccgaaagaaaaaatagataaattggatttcattaaatttaaaaaacttttgtgcatcagagGACATTATcataaagtaaaaagacaacctacagaatgtgagaaaatatttggaaactatatatctggTAAGGATTTAACATCAAGTGTTTATAAAGAaatactagggaagcagattggctcaactgataagagtgtctgcctaccatataggaggttcaggatttgaacccagggcctcctgacccatgtagtgagctggcccacactcagtgctgccatgcgcaag
Coding sequences:
- the MADD gene encoding MAP kinase-activating death domain protein isoform X31 — protein: MVQKKKFCPRLLDYLVIVGARHPSSDSVAQTPELLRRYPLEDHTEFPLPPDVVFFCQPEGCLSVRQRRTSLRDDTSFVFTLTDKDTGVTRYGICVNFYRSFQKRMPKEKGEGGAGSRGKEGARVTCASDEVGTESSESGSSLQPPSADSTPDVNQSPRGRRRAKGGTRSRNSTLTSLCVLSHYPFFSTFRECLYTLKRLVDCCSERLLGKKLGIPRGVQRDTMWRIFTGSLLVEEKSSALLHDLREIEAWIYRLLRSPVPISGQKRVDIEVLPQELQPALTFALPDPSRFTLVDFPLHLPLELLGVDACLQVLTCILLEHKMVLQSRDYNALSMSVMAFVAMIYPLEYMFPVIPLLPTCMASAEQLLLAPTPYIIGVPASFFLYKLDFKMPDDVWLVDLDSSRVIAPTNAEVLPILPEPESLELKKHLKQALASMSLNTQPILNLEKFHEGQDIPLLLGRPSNDLQSTPSTEFNPLIYGNDVDSVDVATRVAMVRFFNSPNVLQGFQMHTRTLRLFPRPVVAFQAGSFLASRPRQTAFAEKLARTQAVEYFGEWILNPTNYAFQRIHNNMFDPALIGDKPKWYAHQLQPIHYRVYDSNSQMADALSMPPERASDSDPTDDSGSDSMDYDDSSSSYSSLGDFVSEMMKCDINGDTPNMDPLTHAALGDASEVEIDELQNQKEAEEPGPDGENTQENPPLRSSSSTTASSSPSTVIHGANSEPADSAEMDDKTAVGVSKPLPTVPPSIGKSNVDKHQTEIGEGAQKLLRPNSLKLASDSDAESDSRASSPTSTVSNNSTEGFGGIMSFASSLYRNHSTSFSLSNLTLPTKGAREKTTPFPSLKGNRRALVDQKSSVIKHSPTVKREPPSPQGRSSNSSENQQFLKEVVHSVLDGQGVGWLNMKKVRRLLESEQLRVFVLSKLNRTVQSEEDSRQDIIPDVEISRKVYKGMLDLLKCTVLSLEQSYAHAGLGGMASIFGLLEIAQTHYYSKEPDKRKRSPTESVSTPVGKDPGLTARGDPKTMAQLRVPQLGPWAPSTAGKGPKELDTRSLKEENFVASIGPEVIKPVFDLGETEEKKSQISADSGVSLTSGSQRTDADSVTGVSPAVMIRSSSQDSEVSNSSGETLGADSDLSSNAGDGPGGEGGAHLASSRGTLSDSEIETNAATSAIFGKAHGLKPGVKEKLVGSPVRSSEDVSQRVYLYEGLLGRDKGSMWDQLEDAAMETFSISKERSTLWDQMQFWEDAFLDAVMLEREGMGMDQGPQEMIDRYLSLGEHDRKRLEDDEDRLLATLLHNLISYMLLMKVNKNDIRKKVRRLMGKSHIGLVYSQQINEVLDHLANLNGRDLSIRSSGSRHMKKQTFVVHAGTDTNGDIFFMEVCDDCVVLRSNIGTVYERWWYEKLINMTYCPKTKVLCLWRRNGSETQLNKFYTKKCRELYYCVKDSMERAAARQQSIKPGPELGGEFPVQDMKTGEGGLLQVTLEGINLKFMHNQVFIELNHIKKCNTVRGVFVLEEFVPEIKEVVSHKYKTPMAHEICYSVLCLFSYVAAVRSSEEDLRTPPRPVSS